Genomic DNA from uncultured Acetobacterium sp.:
GGCGCTGCTCAGTCAGGTTCTGATCCGGTTTATGGATCGGTTGGCAAATCTTGAAAACGTTCCTAAAACAATTATTTTTCAGTGCATCGAGGTTCTCAAAAAGGATATGGCTCAGCATGAGCTTCTCTATGTAAAAAATTCAGGCGTATTTAAAATATATTTAAATAAGGTAGTGGAATATCCCGAATTTGCCGCAACGCTGGAAGAAATCACTGCCGATCTGCTCGATCATTGCATTGATTATTGGGATCGTACTTCACAGGCTGATACGTGGTTTGATTCCCGGCAAAAACTATTTCCCCAGCTGAAACAAGCAGACATTCAAGAAATCGGCCATGCTTTTTTTGAGAATCTCAGAGATCAGCGAAAACAGGCGACGGAGTGGAGTGGGCTTCAGCAGCAACTGTTTTTTAATGACATTGCCAACTATTTCCGCGGTTTTTCAGAAAAATTTCCGACCCATCTGGAAACCATCTATTATTTGTATTATCTGCTTCATTTGCCGGGCATGGAAACGTTGAACGATCACCTGATCTATGACATCAATCGGAATCTGCGCAATATTTTTGATGAATTGGATTCGGAAGATATCACGGATTTTCTCAACACCATTATGACTGAGTTTCAGGATCTCAATACCGAGCATAGTGGCACGGTGCTGGATTGTCTTCTCACCCTGGGTAAAGAGATCATTGCCAAAGGGGATCTGGCTAATATTGATTATTTCATCAAAGCGCTGATTAATCTGGGTTTTAACTATCCGGGAAAATTGAGTCTCAACACCGACTGGCAGATTCTCATTGATTCCAATCATGTTAAAAATATTCGGGTGTGGCTGGAACTGATTGAAGCAGACCCCAAAGCCATGCGGGAACTGCTGGCGGCGCTGATTGTGAACCTCAAACTGGGGGGGATCTTTATTTCCGACACCGATCTTTTCCAACGGGACATTACCAAGTTGCTCAATGGCGAAATCACTCCGGTGTATCGGGAAATCAAGCAATTGGCCCGGATCTTTCCGGTTTATTTTAGGGAAATCGGAGCCGAGGGCGAACTACGGGATGTGACCACCACCATTGACGAGGCATCCCGGCGAAAAGACCGGCTGATCCATTTTATGCGAAAGCAGATTCACATTGAAAGTAACAACACCCACATTGATCTGACTAGAAAGATTATCAACTACTGGTATGACGGAGACAAGGGACCGCTAAAAGATGTCATTCCCCATGAAATTTTTGCAGATTTGAACACAGCGAGTGAATGGTTTATCAGACCTCATCAAACCATCAAAATTCTTTGTGATGAACTTGAATCCAATCCCGAAGAATTGATGACCCTGGATATTGAAGTCATTAGAGACGCCTTGTTGCGACTTCAAGCTGAATCCAATCTGGATGCCAAACGAGTGGTGGCAATTTTCCGGGTTTATTTTCTGTTGCTGGAAAAGTATTCCTTTGAATTCGAGGATGTACTGGCGATGCTCAGCGGTTATAGTTTTCATATTACCGGTAACTTAACCGAGCTCAAGAAAAGCCTGAAAGATAACCAGAAAGAAACATCGATTCGACAAATTTATGAGCTAATGAACCATCTCAAGGAAATTATCTTAGATCCAAACCAGAGTGAAGCCACCGAAAACATTTATTACAAACGGCACATTGCCGCCGATATTCCGTCCATGTACGGGCAGTATGCGGAAGCAAAGTTTGATGCCTTGGGTCTGATGTATCGGCTGGAAAGAACTGCCACCAAGCTAATGACGCAGGTCACCCAGCCTTTTAATTCCGAATATATAACCGCCAAAACCTTTAGGCAGATTTACCATGTGCTGGTTTTGTTTAAGGATGGTTTGGAACTTGATGGTATCTATAATCAAGGCTTTAATTCCCATGTGGATATGCTTAAGTTCGGGCTGGCCTCACCCAGCTTTTCGATTCACCAGTACATTAATATTTTCCAGTTTATGGCCAATGATATTAAGCAGATTATCAGTGAATACTTTTTTGATCTTTTTGAGCGCCCGATGAAGGCCATTATTCCTCAGGTTCTGGTCGCAAAAGAAGTCAGGATGGAAGGGGATAGCCGAAAATTTTACCATATCGAATCGGAAAAATTTTTGCGGGACAATCTTGCGACGGCCTTTCTGGTTCAGGATCTGGACAACTTTATCACCGATACCATCAGTGGGCTGAGAAGTATGATGAAGAATTATTCCAGTGCCTTTATTGAAAGCATGATGACCTATGATCCAGATATTACCTTCAGTTTACTAACTGAAAGCACCCCGGAAATTGATAACCCGGTATTTTTGGGAGCCAAAGCCTATTTCTTAAAAAAATTGCTTACCTACGGTTTTCACGTTCCCCCGGGCTTTGTCATTACCACCGAAGTTTTTCGTCACAAGGAAACTATCGAAGGCCATCCGGACATGATGCACGATATGGATCTGCTGATTGCGAGCCACATTGCCATTGTAGAAAGACTGACCGGCCAAGCTTTTGGGAAAGCTGACAACCCGCTGTTTTTCTCGATTCGGTCCGGCTCATCCATTTCGCTCCCCGGGGCCATGAAAACATTTTTGAATGTCGGGATCAACGACGAAATTGCGGAAGCCTATAGTCAGCAAGATGGTTTTGGTTGGACCGCATGGGATTGCTACCGGCGTTTTCTCCAGAGTTGGGGAATGGCCTATGGAATTGACCGGGATATTTTTGATCAGGTAATGCGGGAATATAAGGAACAATGGGATGTGGATTTAAAAATCCATTTTACCCCGGACCAGATGAAACAAATTGCCTACAGTTATAAAATGGTATTGACTGACTTTTGTATCGAAATTGAAAGTGATCCATTTCAGCAATTAAAACAGGCGATCCGCTCGGTTTTGGACTCCTGGTTCTCTGAAAGCGCAGTTTATTACCGGGATCATTTGCAGATTGCCGATGATTGGGGAACAGCCGTGGTGGTTCAAAAGATGGTACTGGGCAACCGGTCCGCCCGATCAGGCACTGGCGTGGTCTTTACCAGCAGTCCCTTTAACGGTTGTTCGGGAATTAATTTATACGGCGATTTTGCCCTCTGCAGTCAGGGTGAGGATGTGGTTTCGGGTTTGGTTAATACCCTGCCGATTAGCGAAACCCAAAGAAATCGGGATTATCGGGACAGCAGTTTATCGCTGGAATCGGGCTTTCCGAAAATTTATGCTGCTCTCGTCAACTATGCGAGACGACTCATCGAGGAGTATGGATTTGTTCACCAGGAAATTGAATTTACCTTTGAATCAGAGAACGCCGAAGATTTATATATTCTCCAGACCCGAAACCAGAATCTGAAAAAACAGACTTCCTTTTCGACTTTTCTGCCAACTCCCAACGAGATGGAACTGGTGGGACATGGCATTGGCATGAGCAGCGAAGTGCTGTCAGGTCTGCTGGCCTTTGATATGGCCGATATGGAAGCCTTAAAAAAAGCTTGTCCAGATGCGAAAATCATCCTTGTTCGACCGGACACAGTACCGGATGATATTCCGTTAATTTTTGTTTGTGATGGGCTAATTACCGCCAAGGGCGGGGTCACCTCCCATGCCGCTGTGGCAGCCGCCAGCGTGGGTAAGGTGTGTATTGTAAAATGCAAGGGTCTGGAAGTCAACGACTTCAGGAAGGAATGCACCATTAATGGTCATTTTTTCAAATCCGGGGATCCCATTTCCATTGATGGCGGGTTGGGGAATATTTATAAAGGGAATTATGAGATTGGGACAATATAAAGTCTAGAATGAATAAATTTAAAATAGATTACGATATAACGAAAACTAACATAGATAAACGAGATGGTTTTCGTTATATCGAAAACTAATGTTGAGAACTGGTTGTTTAGTTCTGTTTGTTGGTGAAATTTAAAAACTGATAGGGGTGAAAGCTTCTAAGATAGATTATTTATCAATTAATATCGATCCAATGTACTGAAGAGATAAAACTCGACGGAGCGTTGATTGAATAGTCAGTGACAATTGGTTAAGATAGATTCATGGAGGTAAGAAAATGGATTGCATTAAGGTGGGAACGCTGCTGCGGGCGCTACGAAAAGAAAAAGAACTGACCCAAAAACAGGTTGCCGATCAGATGCACATCAGTGATAAAACGATCTCCAAATGGGAGCGGGGTTTGGGGTGTCCGGATGTATCCCTGCTGGGTGAGCTTTCGGAACTATTTAAAGTGAATATTGAAAAAATACTATTAGGAGATCTGGAATCAAATGACATGGAAACGGGAAATCTGAAGAAGATGAAATTTTATGTTTGTCCAAACTGTGGAAACGTGATTAGCACGACTGGCGATGCGGAACTTTCTTGTTGTGGACGCAAACTGACAGCATTAGTGGCCAAACCGGCAGATGAAAAACATGCGGCCACGGTAGAAGATGCCGATGGGGAATACTACATCACCTTTGATCATGACATGATCAAAACCCATTTTCTTTCCTTTGTGGCCTATGTAACAAGTGATAGAAGCTTGTTCATCAAGCTCTATCCGGAGCAAAATGCGTCAGTCCATCTGCCTAAAATAGTTGGTGGAAACTTGATGAAAAAGAGCAGCAGTCGTCTGTATTATTATTGTAGCCAGCATGGATTATGGGTAGTGTAAGCGGAGGTAAAAATGGAGAAATGTAATATCAATCAATTTCTAGATGATTCTGGGAGAATCGCACAATTATCAGAAAATAGCCAGAAGCGTCGGGCGTTACTGGCGTATCTGGCCGAAAAGTTCGAGCTTGATTGCAATTATAACGAACGTGAGGTCAATGAAATCTGTAGTAAATGGCATACCTTTGGGGATTATTTTTTATTGAGACGGGAACTGGTTGATTATGGTTTATTGCGTCGTGAGCAAGATGGATCCCGCTACTGGAAAACAAAAACGGACATAGAGTTAGTTGAGACAAGGAGTTAAAAATGAATACACAATTTCATCCCATTGACTTTGAAAGCTGGGATCGAAGACCATACTTTTATTATTTTACCGAAATGCTGCCCACCGGGTTTAACCTCAATGTGGAGATCGATATTACCGAGGCATATCATCAGATTAAAGAAGCGGGCAAAAAGTTCTTTCCTGCCTATCTCTATCTGGCAGCAAAATTGATAACCGAGCAGTCGGAATTTAGAGTAGCAAAAACAGCTGATAAGTTGGGTTATTATGAGGTCTTACATCCCTCCTACGCCTGTTTTCACGAGGATGACAAAACCATGTCAAGTATGTGGACGGAATATACTCCGGATTTTGAAAGCTTTTATCAGAACTACATGAATGATCAGAAACAATATTCCGGGAACCACGGGATTCTGGCAAAGCCGGAGCTACCGCCTCCCAACAGCTTTATGGTTGGGATGCTACCGTGGACACAGTTTAGCAGTTACTCACCGATACCTTATGGTAAAGCTGATTATTATTTTCCCGTTATGCAGGCGGGCAGGTTTTTTGAAAAAAACGGCAGAAAAATGATGCCTTTTTCGATCACCGTTCACCACGCCGTTGCTGATGGCTATCATATGGGCTTATTCCTGGAAAAATTTCAGGAGAGTATGAATCATCCCGAGCAATGGATCAGGTTATGACGAAAGTTGTAGCCTGATTTTTTTATTTATGAAATCCTTGAAAGTTTTTACAAGATAATGTGAAATCGCCTAAAAACAAATGATTAAAAAAAGAATGATTTTCGTCTGATTTACGACTACCTGTTAAGGAGCTGATTTATGCTTCATAAAAGGAGGTAATACATTGGGCACACATGTTTTATGTTTAGAACATATTAAAAAGGATTTTGGAAAAACAAAAGTTCTCAGCAATGTCAATTTTATCATTGAAAAAGGTGCCGTATACGGCTTGGTTGGTCAAAACGGCGCAGGGAAAACAACGCTACTTCGGTTGATTACAGGGTTAATGAAACCGACGGATGGTCGTATTTCACTTCACACCGAAACGTCATATATTGGTTACATGCCACAAAGCTGTCGATTTGATGATGGGCAAACCGTTGCAGGTACGGTTTCGTTTTTTTCGGCACTTAGAAAAACTGAAGCCGTCGAAGGATTTCGGCTCTGCGACAAGATTGGCTTGGATACGGCCAAAAAGGTCAAGCATCTTTCACCGGGGCAACAGAAAAAATTGCAAATGGTGATTGCTATGATTGGGGATCCCGACTTATACATTTTAGATGAGCCAACGGCAGGGCTAGACCCAAGTGCCACCTATGAAATGGGTAAGTTCATCAAAGAAATTCATGACCGCGGCAAGAGCATCGTTATTTCTTCACATATTCTGCAGGATATGGATCCGGTTTGTACCAATATCACCATTATGGAAAACGGAAAGCTGATCTATAATCAGGAACTGGAAAGTTGTTATATTGTGAAGACTAGTCCCATTGAAGACGAGGTGTTTCGAAGTTTGACAGCTCAGTATGTGTTGAATGCGAGTGAAGATCGGATGACGATCCATGTAAAAACGGATAAAAACGGGATAGCAGAATTGATTAAAATACTCACCTTCCATTCCGTTGATGTATTTGAAGTAGCGCTTTCCAAAGTCAAAAATGTCATACGGGAACAGCTGCATCTGGGAGAAGAGGCGGTATCGTGATGAAGCATACGATTTTTTTATTGACTTGCCGTGATATCAAACGCACATTGAGTTTGAGGACGTTTGTTATTTGGATGGTACTGGCAGCTATTACCGTGTTTTTCTTTTTTACCTCCAATGGACACCATGAACTGGTAGCGACCAATCACGTTGAGTTTATGGCAATATTTCTACCGCAAATCATTTTTGGAGCGTGGGCAGTAATGTCGGTATACTTTGATTTAGTCTCGGCTGACCGGGAGCATAATGTTTTAGACTGCATCTTATGTTCTGGCGTCACAAAAGGTC
This window encodes:
- a CDS encoding PEP/pyruvate-binding domain-containing protein, which produces MANVFSSKALEANLNETRETNIEIPEIQQWFGELSKDYWGIHKRTQEFLMELNHKYRNNRYVIESLQTICLGDIWLYHSLKDSEKAFTVLVEIIQSVLQTKLKDSQRALLSQVLIRFMDRLANLENVPKTIIFQCIEVLKKDMAQHELLYVKNSGVFKIYLNKVVEYPEFAATLEEITADLLDHCIDYWDRTSQADTWFDSRQKLFPQLKQADIQEIGHAFFENLRDQRKQATEWSGLQQQLFFNDIANYFRGFSEKFPTHLETIYYLYYLLHLPGMETLNDHLIYDINRNLRNIFDELDSEDITDFLNTIMTEFQDLNTEHSGTVLDCLLTLGKEIIAKGDLANIDYFIKALINLGFNYPGKLSLNTDWQILIDSNHVKNIRVWLELIEADPKAMRELLAALIVNLKLGGIFISDTDLFQRDITKLLNGEITPVYREIKQLARIFPVYFREIGAEGELRDVTTTIDEASRRKDRLIHFMRKQIHIESNNTHIDLTRKIINYWYDGDKGPLKDVIPHEIFADLNTASEWFIRPHQTIKILCDELESNPEELMTLDIEVIRDALLRLQAESNLDAKRVVAIFRVYFLLLEKYSFEFEDVLAMLSGYSFHITGNLTELKKSLKDNQKETSIRQIYELMNHLKEIILDPNQSEATENIYYKRHIAADIPSMYGQYAEAKFDALGLMYRLERTATKLMTQVTQPFNSEYITAKTFRQIYHVLVLFKDGLELDGIYNQGFNSHVDMLKFGLASPSFSIHQYINIFQFMANDIKQIISEYFFDLFERPMKAIIPQVLVAKEVRMEGDSRKFYHIESEKFLRDNLATAFLVQDLDNFITDTISGLRSMMKNYSSAFIESMMTYDPDITFSLLTESTPEIDNPVFLGAKAYFLKKLLTYGFHVPPGFVITTEVFRHKETIEGHPDMMHDMDLLIASHIAIVERLTGQAFGKADNPLFFSIRSGSSISLPGAMKTFLNVGINDEIAEAYSQQDGFGWTAWDCYRRFLQSWGMAYGIDRDIFDQVMREYKEQWDVDLKIHFTPDQMKQIAYSYKMVLTDFCIEIESDPFQQLKQAIRSVLDSWFSESAVYYRDHLQIADDWGTAVVVQKMVLGNRSARSGTGVVFTSSPFNGCSGINLYGDFALCSQGEDVVSGLVNTLPISETQRNRDYRDSSLSLESGFPKIYAALVNYARRLIEEYGFVHQEIEFTFESENAEDLYILQTRNQNLKKQTSFSTFLPTPNEMELVGHGIGMSSEVLSGLLAFDMADMEALKKACPDAKIILVRPDTVPDDIPLIFVCDGLITAKGGVTSHAAVAAASVGKVCIVKCKGLEVNDFRKECTINGHFFKSGDPISIDGGLGNIYKGNYEIGTI
- a CDS encoding helix-turn-helix domain-containing protein, whose amino-acid sequence is MDCIKVGTLLRALRKEKELTQKQVADQMHISDKTISKWERGLGCPDVSLLGELSELFKVNIEKILLGDLESNDMETGNLKKMKFYVCPNCGNVISTTGDAELSCCGRKLTALVAKPADEKHAATVEDADGEYYITFDHDMIKTHFLSFVAYVTSDRSLFIKLYPEQNASVHLPKIVGGNLMKKSSSRLYYYCSQHGLWVV
- a CDS encoding DUF2087 domain-containing protein; translation: MEKCNINQFLDDSGRIAQLSENSQKRRALLAYLAEKFELDCNYNEREVNEICSKWHTFGDYFLLRRELVDYGLLRREQDGSRYWKTKTDIELVETRS
- a CDS encoding chloramphenicol acetyltransferase — its product is MNTQFHPIDFESWDRRPYFYYFTEMLPTGFNLNVEIDITEAYHQIKEAGKKFFPAYLYLAAKLITEQSEFRVAKTADKLGYYEVLHPSYACFHEDDKTMSSMWTEYTPDFESFYQNYMNDQKQYSGNHGILAKPELPPPNSFMVGMLPWTQFSSYSPIPYGKADYYFPVMQAGRFFEKNGRKMMPFSITVHHAVADGYHMGLFLEKFQESMNHPEQWIRL
- a CDS encoding ABC transporter ATP-binding protein yields the protein MGTHVLCLEHIKKDFGKTKVLSNVNFIIEKGAVYGLVGQNGAGKTTLLRLITGLMKPTDGRISLHTETSYIGYMPQSCRFDDGQTVAGTVSFFSALRKTEAVEGFRLCDKIGLDTAKKVKHLSPGQQKKLQMVIAMIGDPDLYILDEPTAGLDPSATYEMGKFIKEIHDRGKSIVISSHILQDMDPVCTNITIMENGKLIYNQELESCYIVKTSPIEDEVFRSLTAQYVLNASEDRMTIHVKTDKNGIAELIKILTFHSVDVFEVALSKVKNVIREQLHLGEEAVS